Below is a genomic region from Vicia villosa cultivar HV-30 ecotype Madison, WI unplaced genomic scaffold, Vvil1.0 ctg.000685F_1_1, whole genome shotgun sequence.
AATAAATTGGAAATTTGAACTTGTATACGTAATATTTTATGTTTACTAAAAATGGTGGATGTAAAATATTTAATATCAAGATTATTTAAAGAATAAACTTTAAAAATTACCATATTAAATGAATCTAGTTGTAGTTGGGTTTAGACGTTTATTCTCCCCTAGAGGTGGCTTGTCACGAAAGCCATAAATATCCAAGGAAACTAGGACCACATTACCTTTAGAAATTTAGAATGTTTTGGATCGAGGGATTTTCTACAAGAGGAAATAATATTAAATTCTTTTTTTGCTATAATACTCTTAACCTTGTAGTAATTTATTTTACCCTTTTCTATCTCTATAATAAATAATTAGGGGTATTTTTGACAAAACTACtactccctctggtcccatttataagaaaagattctctttttatatacattgaataaataatgtatctagataacatattgtccagatacattatttattcgaTGTACCTAAAAAGTGAATcctttcttataaatgggaccggagGTAGTATTATTACTACCTTGAACTttgaaataacatttaaaaaggaatattttttttataaaataatgacACTTATAAAGGAGCAGAGGGAGTAAGAATCAGGATTTTCGAGCGTGGTAGGTTATGCAGCTGGATTTGCAGTCAAATAGATTGCATACACTTTAATAAGATCGTTTAATGATTATTTTTTGTGAATAAGACTcttattttgcaaaaaaaaaaaaaaagcattacaAATGGGAGGTGGAAAAACCCCGTCAAAAGAAATAAGAGAACCTAAAGAAAGGTATACCTAATTTATTCTTGACAAAATCTTTCCTAATCCAAGGGGATGGAATCAAAAAAACTAATGGGATGAGAAGACAGACCAATATTTACGAAAAAAGTCTGTACAACTAGTACCCTCCCGTAAATGtgagtgataaaaaaaattagaaatgttAGATGGATCCATGTACAAAGTCCAACGGGCTCTAAACCTCCAAGACACCAAAGAATGGTTGGAGAAAGCTTTGACCACCAAAAGTGAATTCGACTCGATTCAAAGCTTGCTCCAACCATTGCTTTTTGCAACCTCAAGCGCCCTTAAGACCGCAAAGAACCCAGCATAAGAAGAGGAGCCAAAATTGACGCGCTCGACAAAAGCCAAGAGAAAATCACCCTTGTGATCACAAAAAATACCACCATAGCccgaggtagaagaagaagacaagaaaACGCCACCACAATTACACTTAATCCAACCTTGAGAAAGAGGACTCCAAATCACCTCTTTAATAGAGGGATCTTTAGGGGGCGGACGGAAGGGCCGAAAGCTTTCAATAAAATAAAGTCATGCATCGAGCCCGAGGATGTGGACAAAGAGTTATTCGACAAAAGCTTCACTTGGAATAAAATGTTGATGGCCAAACGCAAACACGACTTAATGTTGTGATGTCTGAAATTGTTCCGCATGAACCAAATATGATTAAGCAAGTAGATAACTGCGACGGAAAGTACCAAGCAAGACTGCTTAGAACTCCCAGAATTACACTGCTACCACCAAGCAACAAGCGAATCTGGGCagtaatttaaattcaaaatacgCACCAACCAAAGCCAAAGCTTTTTCATAAAACTGCACGTAAAAAACAAGTGAGCAGTGGACTCTAACTCACAAAAACAAAGGATGCATTTGAAAACCAAGTGAATACCTCTACGATGAACCTTCTCATTTGTTGGAACTTTATCTTGCATAAGCTtccaaacaaaaagagatcttgcAGGGGGAATGTTGGGGTGCGAAAAATTCTTTGCTCATTCCAGGTTTGGGGTCCGAGAGACTTTGAAAAGATAAGCCTCCTTGGAGCTGAGACTGCCCGATTTCGTATCAGAACAGTACCGAAAATCTAAACCAGAATGCAAAGGGAGAAATGGTAACTTGTGCAAGAGATTAGGAAACCACAAAGACCACATACTGGGCAGCACCCACTGCCCCTGTTAAATGAAATTAGAAACAGAGGCGAAAGGATCAATATTATGGGACAACAAAAAATCCTAACTAGTATCTTCAACAACAATACTATCACACCATAAATCCAACCAAAAAAGAATGAAAACCCTAGTACTAAGTGACAAAGTCGTGTGAGTCCCTAGAAGACTCCATTCCGATTTTATGCCAATCTAAAGAGAGGAAAAAAATATGATGCTTGATAATTTCGTGAGGCCGTAAAACCCACTTCTTCAACATTAACGCTCATTCCATAGTGCTATTAAAGAGATTCCAACCAAGCTTTAAATTGGTAGCTTCATTATACTTAATTAAGGACCGAATACCAAGACCGCCATGAGCAATGGGTTGACACAAATACTTCCACGACATAGTGACCAACTTCTTGTTATTAATATTTCAAGAAATAAAATTCTTTGAAGCCTTTTCAATCTTCCGCAACAAAGAAATAGGCCAAGAATAAAGGGAATAGGAATAAGTAAGCATACTTTAGATAGAAGCTTTGACCAAAGTAATTCTCCCTTCTATAGAGAACAAGGTCCCTTTCTAGGCAGCAAGCTTGGAAACAATCTTGTCAGCAATATCACGAAGATAAATAGCCTTTACCCTACCTTTGAAAATGGGGACACCTAGATAAATTAAAGGAAGAAAACCTTTGTTGAAACCAGTGATTCTGATGATTTTTTCCAGCCTTTTGTTCGAAATAGCCCCAGAGTATATGAAAGACTTCGAGATATTAAAAACCTGGCCAGAATCATAGGAATactttgtaaaaatatttttcaaatcatGAATGTTTGACATCCTACTACTACAGAAAACTAAAATGTCGTTAGTGTAGAGCACATGCGAGGGAGCGAAAGAGTCCTTAGAAGATCTTATTAAATCCAAAGCACCCTCAATAGCCAACCTATAAATTATCCTACTAAGAAACTCCTCAGTTAAACAGAAAAGCAAAGGCGACAAATGATCACCTTGCCTAACTCCCCTAGCGTACTTAAAATAACCATGACTAGATccgttgaaggaaattgaaaggaaagCAGAATCCATAATAGTGTGAATCCAGGAGCAGAAAGTGTTAAGGAAACCAAATTCCACCATGATTCTTATTCTCCTAAACATTCACTACCTTTGAAGTAAGACAAGTGCAATCTCTGATGCTACGCCCATGAGTAAAACCATGTTGCTCCTTAGAAATAAGAGAAGGCATGAGAGAGGAAAGTCTATCAGCTAGAATCTTGGAAATAATCTTAAACTTGAAATTCGCAAGAGCAATAGGCCAAAATTTATCTATGGAGTCTGCATCCTTGACTTTGGGAATGATAATAACCAAATTAGCATTGAAATTTGGCAGCAACCACCCATTTCTAAAAAATTGTAACACATCATTACAAACATTGACCTTAATAATACTCCAGTATGAATGAAAGAAGATTCCCCCAAAATCGTTAGGGCCCGACACGCTATATTTGTTGAGAGAGAAAACAACATTGATAATCTCCTCATAGGAAGGAAGAATGGTGAGGAGATTGTTCATACTCGAGTCAATTAAGGTGGGGATGACCTTGTCAACCATGATAAGCTTAAGAAATTGATCTGCAAAACAAAAAAGGTTAGAAAAATGATTTACCACATGATTAGCCACCACATCTGgatcttgaataaaaaaattgtcATCTCTAAAAAATGGAAGAGAGTTCCTAGATCTTTTAATCTTTACCATCCTGTGAAAGAATGCAGTATTTATGTCCCTATTGAGATGCTAATTAAGCTTAGATTTTTCGAACCAAAAAAGCTATTCTTTAGCAAGAACACCTTCCAAAAGGATTTTGGGCAGCTTTCTCTCGATCTTTAAGGATGATAGAAGCGCCCTCTAAGTTTATTCGACCTTGGACGGAGGAAAGATCATCTGTAGCCTCAAGGACCAAAGAGTGAATGTTCCTAAAAACGTCTTTGTTCCATGCTTTAGAAGTCTTCAAGAGCTTAAGCTTTTTAGCAAGAATAAACATGGGACAACCAAAGATCGAAGAGGCCCAAACGGTGGAGATTAGAGTTTTACAACTATCATCAAGAGTCCACATTGCAAGAAACTTGAATTGAGAGGCCCTtctttgagaagagaaagaagaataaAGAAGAATATGGTGATGATTAGACCTGAGTTTAGGCAGATAAGATACCGACATAGTAATAGAAGAATTTATCCAATTGTTATTACAAAAAGCTCTATCAAGCTTCCTTTCCACCGAGTTAATCCCAAGACCATTGGACCAAGTGAAGAAAGCACCCTCAGTGAGAATCTCCAGTAAGTTGTTATGATCAACCCACAACTTAAAATCAATCATATGAGACTTGTTAGGACTATGTCTATCCCTATGCTCATGCGCTCCAAAAATGGAGTTGAAATCCCCGATAAATCTCCAAGGAACATCTAGATGATTCTTATGAATAAGAAAGAGATCACACCACAAAGAACGTCTAGCAATGTTGCAATTAGAAGCGTAAAAAGCAGAAAAACCAAGCTTCAAAGCATCAAAAGTAATGACAAAAGAAACATGGTATTAAACATCGACCAGAACAAGATCTAGCGAATTCCTACAGATGCACCATAAATTAGGTTCCAAACCTACTCTAGAATTAACTACAAAAACCTTGAGATCTAGACAGTTCCAAAATCTCTAGGGTAAATTTAACTGATACATCCACGGCTCTGCAATAATACAGTCTAGATTataatttttaagtaaattttCCAATGCCAACCTAGTGGGGGAGTTGGTAAGACCCCTGACGTTCCAGAAAAGACACTTCATAAGGAAAGTTTACAATGACCAGCTTTAGATCTAGTAGAGTAGCCCGCACTAGATTTGGATTTTTTCCTCATCTTCTTTTTCCGTGACTTACTGATAGCCTCTTGAAACTGCACCAAACAGTTCCATCATTCAAACCATTAATTAATTCTTGATTTTTCTCAAAGTCGCCCAGGATTCCATTAGAAATCTGGAATTTGGATCAAGAGTTTCAGGGACAAAATCATCAGAACCATAAGCCAACGATGCATCAACGAATTATGATTCATCAGTGGAGCTACCCTCTGAATTGTTGTTACCAAGAATCCCTCCCAGATCAgtaatatctttatctcttttggTAAGACCATTGGCGTTTACCTCAAGAGAATTCTGCAACGGGACCTAATCTTGATCAATACCATATAATCCCGATCAACCGGCACCTCATAAGTAATGTTAGAATTATTAGCCCCATTGGTTTCTCCAAGGAGAACAATGTTCCCTTGATTAACCACATTTTTAGTAACACTAGGACCCTTTGCTTTTCCTACTGCCATAAATTTCTTTTGAGGTTCTGAATTTTTGCTTCTCTGATTTTCTTTCTCTTGAACTACTTTTCTCCTACAACTGTTATCATCATGCCCAATAGCACTACAGTGGTGACAGAACTTGGGTAAATTCTCATACTCAATTTCAACGAAAAAAGCAAAACCAATACGTTTCGCTTGAATTTTATACCTCAATTACTTCAGAATATTAATATCAACAAGAACCCTAACAAAGTGCCTGAAAGCCCTATCAAAAGGAGATCTATTAGAAGTAGAATCAATACAAATGGGAGTTCTGATGCTACCTGCTTTAGTGGAAATAATCTTTGACCTCCAATATTCTTGTGAGAGCCCATGGATTCTAACCCAGACTTGTGTAGAAGATTGACTCACATTAGAGGGGATGAATTCTTGTGACCACATAAATAACTTCAGCAGACCAGGGTTTAGATTCCACGAACTAGAAGCCCTAACCCTTTGAACGTTTTCGAGAGATGAGAAAGAGAATTTAAAATCACCTTGCCTAAAGATGGGACTCCCCACTTCACTAGAGAGCTCCACAAATCAGtaaatttgtttatttgattcTGAATGGTGAGCAGCGAAGAACCCTTGGGCCAAAGAATTCGCCCATGTAGATTATGTTAGCAAGATTCAAGACCAAGCAGATATTCATCCTCCGGGATTGATATGGCAAGGCGATCTCCTTTGACGCAGGGCACCAGAAGCTAACTAGTTGGAATGTTACAAATGTTACCTAGAGCTTCAACAAAAGATTTCATAGGTTTAGAAGGAATGCAAGGCTCGACTCAAAGTTTCGAACCGGGATGGGATATACATAAGTTTCAGAAAAAAGATCTGAAGTGAGTCCATGGAACCAACGAAAAACGAAAAAACACCGTCGGCCACCGAGCTAGGACCACATAGGACGGCGACAACTAGGTTTTCAAAATTTCAGTCCACTCAGCTCCATAGTTAGGTATCATCCACCTCCAATCATGAATTTTTCATTTCATGATTTAACATTCATAAAAACATAATTATCTTTTTTAGATTTAATCAATATTATTGCTTTTtttaaaacacaaaaatatgttcaattaaatcattttaaaatattattgatattttttaatttattctaaAGAATTAAAAGCTAATtgatttacatttaaaataatataaagattgaaattggtattgttattgtttttttaaaacataaaatatgtttaattaaaatatttttaagaaatattgatattttttaatttcttctaaAGAATTAAAAACTAATTGttttacatttaaaataatataaaggtTGAAATTggcattgtttttattttttaaaacataaatttaattaaaatattttcaaataatattgatattttttaatttattccaaagaataaaaactaattgatttgtatttaaaataatataaagattgaaattggaattgttatatttttaaaaacataaaggtttggttaattaaaatattttaaaaataaatatttttattcattttaaagagttaaaagattaatttatttaaaagtaaaatttatataaaaattgatatatttatCAACTAACTAATTATTTTGCTTTGTCTTTCCATTCTAATAAATTTAATAGaaaagtatttatttattttaaaaaaagttaacgATGTTATATAAAGATCTAAAaactaattgattttttattggaATGAAAAGACATAGTATTTATTAAAAAGGTtaacatactatattgaaaaaaTATGTTAACTTTACGAGTATCTAAAAAGTACGTAGTAaggaatattttaaaatgaaaaaacaataaaaaattgaatagtttacaaatttgtcttttaaaaagaaattaatatgtgtaataagaaagaaaaaaaatatttttctatcttataataattgttatatttgATAATTtcacataatttattttaacttataattaaaaaaaagaataatgatTTTACTAATACACTATTCTATATTATGTAATTGGTTATGGACCTTTGTGATTCACACAAAATGAGAGAACTGAGATTTGAAaatgaaattgattgaaaattctAGAACGATTAAAATATTTGCAAACACTTCGACGTTAAATGAACTACAGTCGTAAGTGAgaggttttaaaattaaaataatatatacataaaATTGATGTGTAATTCTTCTTTTAGAGCGAGCTTTTATGATTTTCAGggttctaaaattttaaaaccttatatatatatatatatatatatatatatatatatatatatatatatatatatatatatatatatatatatatatatatatagacacacgaGGGCATGTATCAGAATATCTCTAAAAGTACAATTTGACAGTCCTTTGTCTTCCGACTACTCTGATCTGATTAGGTGTTATTTTAGCACATACCCATCTTAAGTTCTACAGTACTAGGCCTGTTAGTAGTCAGGATTGAACCTCAAACTTCCTACATAATTTTTTTCCGATATCCCAACTTAAATCACTAAACAGCTCCATCATATACTAAAAAAAAATCTTAGAATCTTGTATTTTATTATGAAAATGTATTGTTAACTTTATCAACAATTGTCACTACTTTGGCAAAGGTCAATCATAACACCCTAGATGTCAAGCGTGGAAGATTTGCATGGGTTTATGTCAATATTGATATGAATAAATCAGTCATTGGTAAGGTTTGGATCAAAGGTCATTGGTATAAAGTGTATGGCCGTCTTTGAAGGTGTGCAAGGTGACGTACAACACAAGGCCTCACACTTTTTCATGTTtaagttatgacaaaaagggcATCCAATTATATATTCTATTGCTAATTTAAGCTTAAATAGGGCCCCTTAAAAATTTTTTCCAGGATTCAACTGAATATAACTTCAACTTCTTACACAGGGACTCTCAAAAGTTTGAGACCACTCATTAAAGTGGATTATGAAGAATTGCATTGGATTTGCACCAATTGTTGGTGTTATGGACATCTCCTAATGCATCAAATACCATTTTTTCCTAAATTTAGTtccgagatgcatctccgaataaaTCCAAGGTTAATTCGCAGATACATATCTGAAGTCACCTTTTGTCCTTAGTAAATCAAGCAGCCGCCATATTTCTTAAGAAAATAGTTCGGAGATGTATCTGCAAACTATGTGTGGAGTAAATTCGGAAATACATATTCGAAATATTGCTTGCATGTTTCTTATGCAGAAACAGTGTACTGAGATTGTAATTTTTCATTCCAAagtaattttaattcaattaaaattggCATTATTTGTTTCAAAGATTAATAAACACGAATATCATATAAGAGATTATTACAAAAATTATTCTCAAAGTATGGAAAAATATACAAATAATCAAATACATAATCTATTGAGTATGTCTAATCCTAACACTCCGACTCCTCCTCTGCCTACAGTAACCCAAAGTATTCAGTGTCTTGGTAAAATGGAATGTGCTAGGGAAACCGCTTCATTGCCACTTCTCTCAAACAACCCAGACTCGATGTCTGCTCTTATCATCCGTATAATGTTCTGACAGATCGACAACACATCAACGACATGATTATCTCTGGCCTACtcattctccaggatctcctcatgagCAGGCCTAGGTGGACGTCCAGGAGCGTCTGACGTCATGTAAGAACATGACACGGAAAAGAACCAAGTCATATAACCCTGAACATAATGCCACTCAGATGTGACTTCCTGAACATGATACTCCTTACTCTCAAAATCTGCCAAAATGTCATCCAATTCTCTGCAGATAATACTCTCGGGAGCAGCCTAGAATAGGGACCTCAGAATGATCTGCACGTACCCAAAGTGTTGAATGCACTGCAGTGGCAGATTCCTGCACATGATATTAGTCCCACATGCAAGCCATCAAAATATAATGAAATATGGTCGAATGAAATTCTATCTCGGTGAGTATTATATGACATCCAGACATCCTCATGTTGAGTCCGATTAATATACACACAAAACAACACCACAACATCAATCCCTCTGCACGGGAGATACATGCAATCATGTGGGTAATCTTCAGTATACGATGGGACATACCCAAACACGTGTAAGAGATGATGGTGGGCAAGAATCCATCTCTAaaaatgaataagaaaaaaaatattagtaacaaatATGAAAAAATGTTGTTTTTAACTTATTAGTGGGATTTATAAATTACCGTAAGTAGGATATATGAGCATGTCATTTGCTTTGTCATCCAATGAGAACCTTCGCTCGGTTTGTAGTACATGTATGCCAAGCATGTGACCTCAATTCCACTTGTGAATGACCTCCAAGTCGATGAAATACTTGAGGTATGTCACATCCACGTAGGTTGTACTTTTTTCCATGGACGTGCCAACCAAAAATAGGAAGAAACACCTCAATGTACACTTCCTGTGGAAGCCAATTTGTAGATCATCGGGGTCTGGGTCTTCGGCTATCTCTAAGTAGTCATTATACAATGTCTTCAACCAAGAAAACTTGGCATGTGCACCCCTGGTGCTGATACACTGACTCATGGCTGCCTCAGGGTCAGCTCTCAAATAAACCATCATCATCTCCACTACATTAGTCTTGGAGATCTTAGAATGATCAAGCAACCTTCCTATGATGGGAAGGTGTAGGAGGCAAGCGACGTCATCTAATGTAATTGTCATCTCGCTAATAGGGAGGTGGAAAGATGATGTTTCACTATGCCATCTCTCAGCAAATGTCGCCTGCATGCCATGGCTGATGATAGAGTATCTAGAAGCACAAAGACCTACAAGACCGGAGGCCCAGGGTATACTAAGAAACCATTCTTTCTTAGGCTGAGCAAAcctatgtgtgaatctttttggAATGGTTAATTGATTTCAAACGCTCTCGTTCTTGttggaaataaaatataatattctcAGTCGAATTGAATTtggttaaaatatttataaaaaaaatagaaccgTTAAGAAATATATCTCTTCGTCCCAAATATGCGGGTCTACATGATCTCCAAAGTATATCAGTAATTAAGTGTCTAATGTTGGTGTAAAGTGTTGAATACATTAGTTAAAAGGAGTTGGGGATGACAAGATAAAATACAACCAAAGGATCTGAAGTTGCTTCAAAAGTTGAGGGAGAGTGTGAACTGAAAATGGGTAGAGGGAGGGAGAGAAAAAGTTTCTAAACTGAAAATGAAGGAGAAAAGAGGGAGTCTGACGCGCATTTAAATACGTTTATCTAgtttagagatgcatctctgaatcaattttttgaattaaaaaaaaaagttaattcggagatgtatctccgaataaACCTTTAGATAAAATGAATAATTGATGTGttcggagatatatctccgaaaATATGAGACATTTTAGAAATTATGTACGGAGTCTAGAGTCTGAGAGAAGAGATAAGGGTGCAATGAGAAATTCCCTAAAACATAATTGTATTCAATATTGTCAATATGcccaataaaaattaaaaccttttggtttgtgtttagaaaaagaaaaaaaaaaactaggggGGAAAGATTTGCTTGTATCTCGCGTATTTTTTCCCAACAAAAAACAATTCTCTTTCAATAGCAAGTAGCTAGCAGCATCCACAAGGACCAAAACGAAACTCACTACAAACGAACTTAAACTTTGATGAATAATAACTCATGTAACTTATATACAACCCCTGTACTGTATCACTCCCAAAATTTTGGAATGTTACAAAACTCATTCTAGTTGAAAATTGAAAATGGATGTGAAGAACCATTAAACAGTCTATCATATCTTACAACAAAAGATGATAATTACAAACATGTGGCCCAGCAAAATCAACCTAACAGTTCCTGACTCGCAACAAAAAGTGTGTATTCGGGATGTGTCGGAATGACTTGTTGGTTGGTTCTCAATTTTCTCTAGAAATGAGGCATGAATTTTGTGGGATTGTTATCTGCTTGTTGTTAAGAGTGCGAGAATGTCTTTTCCAATAGCGCCGGATTCTGGTGCAAGCTTAAGAGGAGTGTTGCCTTCTTTATCTAAGGTAAGTGGATTGGCACCCCTGAAAATAATTGCACTTGATCAAACATAGCTTTGTATGTGCAAATATTTAGAGGTGTAAGGTAAGAAAAAATTGGAATATCTAGAAACCTTCCAAAATAATAACTACCTTGTAATAAGCAATTTTGCAGCTGCGTTCTTCCCCCGCAAAATGCAGTAATGTAGCGGTGTCCTACCTCTTGAATCAATAGCATTTATATCCGCTCCATACTGTAGTAGCAGCTCTATCATTCCAGTATCACTTGTTAGACAGGCCAAGTGAATCACACTAGAACCCTCTTGTATGTCCTCCATTAGCTGAACTTTATTTGTAGACGTCGTGTTCGAATCAATTGATGAAGACATATTAGAAAAAAGGCCTGCGCAACAATTGATTATTCTTTATTGttctttttcaaatttcaacGGTAAAACTTTCCTGAAGTCTGGATTTTATGCGATTAGAAGACTTACTGGATAACGCTTCTCCACTAGCAGAATTGATGTCCACGTCTGATTTGACAATATGCCGGTACACTGCTTTCTTGTCGTTGGCATAGATGCATTCCAGAATTTGTTGTGCCACTGAAAGAAGATGGTGGCTTTTTGGCATCCGTCGAACAAAGACTTTCTCCGAATACTGCGATGACAAGAGAAACAATCAAGTAATCGTTCAATAATCAAGGAAAAAACGAAAACTATCAAGAAATGAACGTAGAAAATATTTTCACATAAACCGGCCCTAATATTGCTTTCTACGTAAGAAATAACTAGAAATAAGCATTAGACTACCTTTGCATGAATGAATTTCTCCTTAAGTGAAATAGGATCATCATGTTCTGGTTTTTTTATATGACATAACTTGTTTTTAGCAGCTCTGGGTGAACTGCAATGCAAATTGCGAGAATGTTAGTGAAAGTTTAGACAGTTAGTCCTATCAATCTCTGCAATACTTACCACCCATATGGAGTGTCATCAGTTTGTGGATTACTTGTTGTATGCAAAAGCTCCTCCCAAACCGAGTTTGCAAAGAGATTTCCCAGTGACTGAAACATAGTTAAGACAGACGAATCCCACACTTTGACATCAAGTTTCAGTGATCTTACCTACAAAAAATGTTATCCCACCTTAGTAGCTCGATGAGGACTGAACACAGAAAGCCTTAAAATGATAAAaccaataaaacataaaatttgaataataagatttggataagacatgaaacatatatatagatataaataTGCAACTTACTTTTGATTTATGTACACCAAGATTACGGTGAACACCCGAACATTCAATGCATACAAGAATGCCAAGGTTTAAGGATGCCCAGTCTGGTTCAGGTTTACCACAATCAGCACATTTGTCATTGCCGCTAACCTTTCTTAGAATATCAATTGGCTGTTCAACTTTTACATTCGACCTATTCTTCTGTACGTCTTCAGATGATTTATTAGTGGCGGAGTTTTTGGATGCAAACTCCTCACTCACTAATCGATCGTAATCTTGTATACTTTGTAGTGAGTCGACATAACTGGAAGAGTCACTTTCACCGCTTTCTGACTCAGCTGAGATAGCCTgtcaaataattgttttttatggtTATGGTAACCATAATTAAAGCATGCATCAAAGGATGTGCTAAttaacaaaaggaaaagaaaaaccaGTGTGTACCTTTCCACCTAGTGTCTGTACAGACAACAGGGAGGCAATTACTCCATTTATCTTTTCCATCCAATCCATCTGGTCAAGGGCATTTTCTGCCTGCAATTTTTGTCCGAAGCACAGTGAAGAGCAACGAAAAATGCCAAACTATAAGTTAATAAATCCAATTTATTGAATCTGTATACAGCATACCTGTAAAGTATACATTTTTGAGGGTGAAACAATCCTGAAGCAGAACCTTAAATCTGATTGCTCAGCATCGATCTTGATTGTTGATGTTAGCAGGTTCACTGTGTGGCGTGCTACCGATTTTTCATCTGGAACAACTCCATGGTACTGTGAAGAAAGCAACTTACTCAAAATGCCAGCACTGTTTT
It encodes:
- the LOC131630499 gene encoding uncharacterized protein LOC131630499, whose translation is MAVGKAKGPSVTKNVVNQGNIVLLGETNGANNSNITYEVPVDRDYMLGFSAFYASNCNIARRSLWCDLFLIHKNHLDVPWRFIGDFNSIFGAHEHRDRHSPNKSHMIDFKLWVDHNNLLEILTEGAFFTWSNGLGINSVERKLDRAFCNNNWINSSITMSVSYLPKLRSNHHHILLYSSFSSQRRASQFKFLAMWTLDDSCKTLISTVWASSIFGCPMFILAKKLKLLKTSKAWNKDVFRNIHSLVLEATDDLSSVQDQFLKLIMVDKVIPTLIDSSMNNLLTILPSYEEIINVVFSLNKYSVSGPNDFGGIFFHSYWSIIKVNVCNDVLQFFRNGWLLPNFNANLVIIIPKVKDADSIDKFWPIALANFKFKIISKILADRLSSLMPSLISKEQHGFTHGRSIRDCTCLTSKVVNV
- the LOC131630487 gene encoding ADP-ribosylation factor GTPase-activating protein AGD3-like, which encodes MNFTKLNDSPMFRQQLQGLEENAESLRSRCWKFFKGCRKYTEGLGEAYDGDIAFATALESFGGGQSDPLFVTLGGPVMTKFSIALREISTHKELLRSQVEHMLNDRLLNILNVEIIDVKEARRRFDKASLVYDQAREKFMSLRKSTKFDVAAVIEEELHNARTMFEEARFNLVGALHNIEAKKRFEFLEAVTGVMDAHLRYFQQGYQQLQELEPFIIEVLAYAQKARESYNEEQISLCERMVEYKKLSYQESRFSLNGPYGSPSGEGAHMHPFSRISNSVVDVVAESAASGKVLVIRQGYLSKRSSNLRGDWKRRFFVLDTRGMLYYYRKSLQGNSTNQQSSQRNCVSENSAGILSKLLSSQYHGVVPDEKSVARHTVNLLTSTIKIDAEQSDLRFCFRIVSPSKMYTLQAENALDQMDWMEKINGVIASLLSVQTLGGKAISAESESGESDSSSYVDSLQSIQDYDRLVSEEFASKNSATNKSSEDVQKNRSNVKVEQPIDILRKVSGNDKCADCGKPEPDWASLNLGILVCIECSGVHRNLGVHKSKVRSLKLDVKVWDSSVLTMFQSLGNLFANSVWEELLHTTSNPQTDDTPYGCSPRAAKNKLCHIKKPEHDDPISLKEKFIHAKYSEKVFVRRMPKSHHLLSVAQQILECIYANDKKAVYRHIVKSDVDINSASGEALSSLFSNMSSSIDSNTTSTNKVQLMEDIQEGSSVIHLACLTSDTGMIELLLQYGADINAIDSRGRTPLHYCILRGKNAAAKLLITRGANPLTLDKEGNTPLKLAPESGAIGKDILALLTTSR